Proteins co-encoded in one Bacillus infantis NRRL B-14911 genomic window:
- a CDS encoding NAD(P)H-dependent glycerol-3-phosphate dehydrogenase → MLDQSSKITVAGAGSWGTALAMVLADNGRQVRLWGHNPVQIKEINEQHTNQKYLPDIKLPSGIQGFSSLEEALDGVDTLILAVPTKAIREVAGKINEFQRVPLTIVHVSKGIEPDTLLRISEMIEEEITSEALGSVVVLSGPSHAEEVSLRHPTTVTVSSKNIEAAEHVQDLFINHNFRVYTNPDIIGVEIGGALKNIIALAAGITDGLGYGDNAKAALITRGLAEIARLGTKMGASPLTFSGLTGIGDLIVTCTSVHSRNWRAGNLLGKGHSLQEVLDNMGMVVEGVRTTKAAYQLAEKYNVKMPITEALYEVLFNGADPKESVDKLMARGKTHEMEDLANVLEDRIDK, encoded by the coding sequence ATGCTGGATCAATCGAGCAAGATAACCGTTGCCGGTGCAGGCAGCTGGGGCACGGCACTCGCCATGGTGCTGGCTGACAATGGCCGCCAGGTCAGGCTCTGGGGGCATAACCCTGTACAGATCAAGGAAATCAATGAACAGCACACCAATCAAAAATATTTGCCTGATATCAAATTGCCTTCAGGCATTCAAGGCTTCAGCTCACTGGAAGAAGCCCTTGATGGTGTTGATACGCTGATTTTGGCGGTGCCGACAAAAGCCATCAGGGAAGTTGCCGGTAAGATTAATGAATTTCAGCGTGTGCCTCTAACTATCGTACATGTCAGCAAAGGGATCGAACCGGATACATTGCTGAGGATATCAGAAATGATTGAGGAAGAAATCACAAGTGAAGCCCTCGGGAGCGTTGTGGTCCTTTCCGGTCCAAGCCATGCAGAGGAAGTGAGCCTCCGCCATCCGACAACAGTCACTGTTTCCTCAAAGAACATTGAGGCGGCAGAGCATGTACAGGATCTTTTTATAAACCATAACTTCAGGGTATACACAAATCCTGATATCATTGGCGTGGAAATCGGCGGAGCGCTCAAGAATATCATAGCCTTGGCAGCAGGGATCACCGATGGCCTCGGCTATGGAGATAATGCCAAAGCGGCCCTTATCACAAGGGGGCTAGCCGAGATTGCCAGGCTTGGCACCAAAATGGGTGCAAGTCCGCTGACTTTCTCGGGATTAACCGGAATCGGCGATCTGATCGTCACTTGTACGAGCGTCCACTCCCGCAACTGGAGGGCAGGAAACCTTCTTGGGAAAGGTCATAGCCTGCAGGAAGTCCTGGATAATATGGGAATGGTTGTTGAAGGCGTCAGAACCACGAAAGCTGCATACCAGCTCGCTGAAAAATACAATGTGAAAATGCCTATTACTGAAGCGCTGTATGAAGTGCTGTTTAATGGAGCCGACCCGAAGGAATCTGTCGACAAGCTGATGGCAAGAGGGAAAACGCATGAAATGGAAGACCTTGCAAATGTACTTGAAGACAGGATCGACAAGTGA
- the fni gene encoding type 2 isopentenyl-diphosphate Delta-isomerase → MSRSKRKWDHIEFALSTGQKRIAGFDDIDFIHQSLPDSAVDQVKIETEIGGLTLSSPILINAMTGGGGEKTLKINQELAMAAAETGLAMAVGSQMAALKDPAERESYKIVRQENPKGIVIGNLGSEADAEQAKRAIEMIEANALQIHLNVVQELTMPEGDRDFRDALRRIESICKNVHVPVIVKEVGFGTSRESAAKLAAAGVSAIDVGGFGGTNFARIENERRERLLSFFNGWGIPTATSILEVKAEETGVSIIGSGGIQTAFDAAKTIACGADAAAMAGYLLKILMSEGHVQLIKEIHTLHEELAFIMAALGAETIKDLQRAPFIISGKTHHWLSERGINTKVFSQRNI, encoded by the coding sequence TTGTCAAGATCTAAACGGAAATGGGATCATATAGAATTTGCCCTTTCAACAGGTCAAAAGCGCATTGCCGGATTTGACGATATTGATTTTATTCATCAAAGCTTGCCTGATTCTGCTGTGGATCAAGTAAAAATAGAAACTGAAATTGGCGGACTTACTCTAAGTTCGCCAATTTTAATAAACGCGATGACAGGCGGCGGCGGTGAAAAAACGCTTAAAATTAATCAGGAGCTGGCCATGGCTGCGGCCGAAACAGGCCTCGCCATGGCAGTGGGCTCGCAAATGGCAGCTTTGAAGGATCCTGCCGAACGGGAGTCATACAAAATTGTGCGGCAGGAAAATCCGAAAGGGATTGTGATCGGCAACCTGGGAAGTGAAGCAGATGCCGAACAGGCTAAGAGGGCAATCGAGATGATTGAAGCAAATGCCTTGCAGATACATCTGAATGTGGTCCAGGAACTGACGATGCCAGAAGGAGACCGGGACTTCAGGGATGCCTTGAGAAGGATCGAGTCTATTTGTAAAAACGTCCATGTGCCTGTGATTGTAAAAGAGGTTGGATTTGGGACCAGCAGAGAAAGTGCTGCAAAGCTTGCAGCTGCCGGTGTTTCAGCGATCGATGTCGGGGGATTTGGCGGCACTAACTTTGCCAGGATTGAGAATGAAAGAAGAGAACGGCTCCTTTCGTTTTTCAATGGCTGGGGGATACCTACTGCCACCTCAATCCTTGAGGTAAAAGCAGAAGAAACGGGAGTCAGTATCATCGGTTCCGGCGGCATCCAGACAGCTTTCGATGCAGCGAAAACCATTGCCTGCGGCGCAGATGCTGCTGCAATGGCCGGATACCTCCTGAAGATTCTTATGAGCGAAGGTCATGTACAGCTTATAAAGGAAATACATACCCTCCATGAGGAGCTCGCCTTTATTATGGCTGCGCTCGGGGCTGAAACAATAAAGGACCTCCAAAGAGCCCCATTCATCATATCAGGCAAAACCCATCATTGGCTGTCTGAACGGGGGATAAACACAAAGGTTTTTAGTCAGAGGAATATATAG
- a CDS encoding YpfB family protein, with amino-acid sequence MKMLERLIVKAVIIQLLFLLAAQVLLHKYDVMPELKQLAQYEGVAKNSFEELLETFGGK; translated from the coding sequence ATGAAGATGCTCGAACGGCTGATTGTGAAAGCAGTCATTATCCAGCTGCTCTTTTTGCTCGCAGCCCAGGTACTGCTCCATAAATATGATGTCATGCCTGAGCTGAAGCAGCTTGCCCAGTACGAAGGTGTGGCAAAGAATAGCTTTGAGGAGCTGCTGGAGACTTTCGGCGGAAAATGA
- a CDS encoding YpzI family protein — MGKDRQEKKLKAGGRVESDRDQALHYPGATKLQSPEEARGMNDSKYS, encoded by the coding sequence ATGGGAAAAGACAGACAGGAGAAAAAATTAAAAGCAGGCGGAAGAGTCGAATCTGACCGCGACCAGGCCCTTCACTATCCAGGGGCGACCAAGCTTCAAAGCCCGGAAGAAGCCAGGGGCATGAATGACTCTAAGTATAGCTAG
- a CDS encoding YphA family membrane protein translates to MEGFFFYMGAWCCWIAAAFFMKRQQNGRTALSACLLIAIIVSPYTISLGSLHISAAGAFILICCYAEAARITRLKAIYFFVSVFMIMLAYTSFQLFALFDPVWVVFKKEWMLAAIMFAMSAVLFTDCRKRIAAMLTGAIQGDFLFSMVLEKLSLAYEAWSFSFLDMAAISSCALLLWDGFVKLAAYLERQAANLEKEKQKIL, encoded by the coding sequence GTGGAAGGCTTTTTCTTTTATATGGGCGCCTGGTGCTGCTGGATTGCAGCGGCATTTTTTATGAAAAGACAGCAGAACGGAAGGACGGCTTTGTCGGCTTGCCTTTTGATTGCCATTATTGTTTCGCCTTATACAATTTCCTTGGGCAGTCTCCATATTTCAGCAGCAGGAGCTTTCATTTTGATTTGCTGCTATGCCGAGGCTGCCCGCATAACAAGGCTTAAAGCAATTTATTTTTTTGTTTCTGTTTTTATGATCATGCTTGCGTATACAAGTTTTCAGCTTTTTGCTCTTTTTGATCCTGTTTGGGTGGTTTTCAAAAAAGAATGGATGCTGGCAGCCATCATGTTTGCTATGTCTGCCGTACTTTTTACCGACTGCAGGAAAAGAATTGCAGCCATGCTGACAGGTGCCATTCAGGGGGATTTCCTCTTTTCAATGGTACTGGAGAAATTGTCCCTGGCCTATGAGGCCTGGTCTTTTTCTTTTCTTGATATGGCAGCTATATCATCATGTGCATTGCTTCTGTGGGACGGATTTGTCAAACTCGCAGCATATTTAGAGCGGCAGGCAGCCAATCTGGAAAAGGAGAAACAAAAGATATTATGA
- a CDS encoding capping complex subunit for YIEGIA, translating into MVIEKFILAVITTNPKKAPSGAAVFHCDDKKEMEHVAANLEAILDGIAHALTDEMYVIVKH; encoded by the coding sequence ATGGTCATTGAGAAATTTATTTTGGCAGTGATTACGACGAACCCAAAGAAGGCACCTTCAGGGGCAGCTGTATTTCATTGTGACGACAAAAAAGAGATGGAGCATGTGGCTGCCAACCTTGAAGCCATTTTAGACGGAATTGCCCACGCTCTGACAGATGAAATGTATGTAATTGTCAAGCATTGA
- a CDS encoding YIEGIA family protein, giving the protein MSDYTYPIVFGLIIGTATRMYMLRTDYRQYPTYLHGKIIHLALGFIAAALGTVAVPSILEQDFTAVTFLTLAASQFREVRNMERNTLAELDSYELVSRGKTYIEGIAVAFESRNYLVIFTSLISTLCYIVINIWVGIIAAILSVLISKKLMAGGKLRDIVEIEYMEPRFDGAGLYVDNIYIMNIGLPARQEEVLRYGMGFILKPKSFDARSTIANLGQRQAILHDVSIAMGVYRDSGTPALVPLAKRDLDDGRVGVFLLPQEKDIERAIKVIGSVPTLENAIRMPSERERKSGNGH; this is encoded by the coding sequence ATGAGTGATTATACATACCCGATTGTTTTTGGCCTGATTATTGGAACGGCCACAAGGATGTACATGCTGCGGACGGATTACCGGCAGTACCCGACATATCTGCATGGTAAAATCATACACCTTGCCCTTGGGTTCATTGCTGCGGCTCTCGGGACGGTTGCTGTCCCTTCTATTCTGGAACAGGATTTTACAGCGGTGACTTTTTTGACTCTTGCGGCAAGCCAGTTCCGGGAGGTCAGGAACATGGAAAGAAATACATTGGCAGAACTGGATTCCTATGAATTGGTATCCAGGGGCAAAACCTATATTGAGGGAATTGCCGTTGCTTTTGAAAGCCGGAATTATCTTGTGATATTTACTTCCTTGATCAGCACCCTTTGTTATATTGTGATTAACATCTGGGTCGGCATCATAGCGGCCATACTGTCTGTGCTGATATCAAAGAAGCTCATGGCAGGCGGAAAGCTCAGGGATATTGTGGAAATTGAATATATGGAACCGCGCTTTGATGGGGCTGGCCTTTATGTAGACAATATTTATATCATGAATATCGGGCTGCCTGCAAGGCAGGAGGAAGTGCTGAGATATGGAATGGGATTCATTTTAAAGCCGAAATCCTTTGACGCGCGTTCAACCATCGCCAATCTTGGCCAAAGACAGGCGATCCTCCACGATGTCTCGATCGCGATGGGGGTTTACAGGGATTCCGGGACACCTGCGCTCGTCCCTCTCGCCAAGCGGGATTTGGATGATGGAAGAGTCGGGGTTTTTCTTCTGCCCCAGGAGAAGGACATTGAAAGGGCCATTAAAGTGATCGGCAGTGTGCCGACGCTTGAAAATGCCATAAGGATGCCGTCTGAACGGGAAAGGAAGAGCGGAAATGGTCATTGA
- the der gene encoding ribosome biogenesis GTPase Der, producing MAKPVIAIVGRPNVGKSTIFNRIVGERISIVEDIPGVTRDRIYSSAEWLNLDFNIIDTGGIDIGDEPFLEQIRQQAEIAIEEADVILFLTNGREGVTSADEAVAKILYKSKKPVVLGVNKIDNPDMRDQIYDFYALGFGEPIPISGSHGLGLGDLLDEAAKHFPDTKDKDYGDDVIKFSLIGRPNVGKSSLVNAILGEERVIVSNIAGTTRDAVDSLLTYNGDQYVIIDTAGMRKKGKVYESTEKYSVLRALRAIERSDVVLVVIDADEGILEQDKKIAGYAHEAGRAVVIVVNKWDAVEKDEKTMKAFETNIREHFQFLDYAPIVFLSALTKKRIHTLIPQINQASENHSMRVETSVLNDVVMDAVAMNPTPTDKGKRLRIYYTTQVAVKPPVFVVFVNDPELMHFSYERFLENRIRDAFGFEGTPIKIFARERK from the coding sequence ATGGCTAAACCGGTTATCGCCATTGTAGGACGTCCAAACGTCGGAAAATCCACGATTTTCAACAGAATAGTAGGAGAAAGGATCTCCATTGTCGAAGACATACCTGGTGTGACCAGAGATAGAATCTACAGTTCAGCTGAATGGCTGAATCTTGATTTCAATATTATCGATACCGGCGGGATTGATATAGGAGATGAGCCTTTCCTTGAGCAGATCAGGCAGCAGGCTGAAATCGCCATCGAAGAAGCAGATGTGATCCTGTTCTTGACTAATGGACGGGAAGGCGTTACATCAGCTGACGAAGCAGTCGCTAAAATACTGTATAAATCAAAGAAACCTGTCGTGCTTGGGGTCAATAAAATTGACAACCCTGATATGCGCGACCAGATCTATGATTTCTATGCCCTTGGATTTGGTGAGCCAATCCCGATCTCGGGTTCCCATGGGCTGGGGCTTGGGGACCTGCTTGATGAAGCTGCAAAGCATTTTCCTGATACAAAGGACAAGGACTATGGCGATGATGTCATCAAGTTCTCCCTGATTGGGCGCCCTAATGTCGGGAAATCTTCCCTTGTCAATGCGATTCTGGGGGAAGAAAGGGTCATTGTTTCCAATATTGCCGGCACGACACGTGATGCTGTCGATTCGCTGCTTACATACAATGGGGATCAGTATGTGATCATTGATACAGCCGGAATGCGTAAAAAAGGCAAAGTGTACGAAAGCACTGAAAAATACAGCGTCCTGAGAGCATTAAGAGCCATTGAGCGCTCAGATGTCGTCCTTGTTGTCATCGATGCTGATGAAGGCATCCTGGAGCAGGATAAAAAGATTGCGGGCTATGCGCATGAAGCAGGCCGGGCTGTCGTGATTGTCGTCAATAAATGGGATGCTGTCGAGAAGGATGAAAAAACAATGAAGGCGTTTGAAACAAATATCAGGGAGCATTTCCAATTCCTTGACTATGCGCCGATCGTCTTCTTGTCTGCCTTAACAAAGAAGCGGATCCATACATTGATTCCGCAGATCAACCAGGCAAGTGAGAACCATAGCATGCGTGTGGAAACGAGTGTCCTGAATGATGTTGTCATGGATGCGGTGGCGATGAATCCAACGCCTACCGATAAAGGAAAGCGTCTGCGGATTTACTATACGACTCAAGTGGCCGTCAAGCCGCCTGTCTTTGTGGTATTTGTCAATGATCCTGAACTTATGCATTTCTCCTATGAGCGTTTCCTTGAAAACCGCATAAGAGATGCTTTTGGATTTGAAGGTACTCCAATTAAGATATTTGCACGGGAAAGAAAATAA
- a CDS encoding flagellar brake protein: MIKIGDSITLETVNGHKEEIYRCKLAEKNDNALFIDYPVNVKSGKTAFLLDGTQLKATFVSDDGSVFLFTTEVKGRVKQNIPLMVLSYPGPKQLIKIQRRQYVRIEAAIDAAVQPIGREFSPFKAVTEDISAGGASLLVDKDSPLDAGIFIKVLLVLALQNGDYHYLKADAKIVRIIEHNELKNKASIEFADLGPSGRQLLLRFCFDRQLALKKKGLEA; this comes from the coding sequence ATGATAAAAATTGGAGATTCAATAACACTTGAAACAGTGAATGGACATAAAGAAGAAATATATAGATGCAAGCTGGCCGAAAAGAATGACAATGCCCTTTTCATTGATTACCCGGTCAATGTAAAATCAGGAAAAACAGCCTTCCTGCTTGACGGTACACAGCTTAAAGCTACATTCGTCTCAGATGACGGATCCGTTTTCTTATTTACTACAGAAGTAAAAGGAAGGGTTAAGCAGAATATCCCGTTAATGGTCTTATCCTATCCGGGCCCGAAGCAGCTTATCAAAATCCAGAGGCGGCAGTATGTGAGGATCGAAGCAGCCATCGATGCTGCTGTACAGCCGATTGGCCGCGAATTTTCCCCGTTTAAGGCTGTAACGGAAGACATCAGTGCCGGCGGGGCAAGTCTGCTTGTGGATAAAGACAGCCCGCTCGATGCAGGCATATTTATAAAAGTACTGCTGGTGCTGGCCCTTCAGAATGGGGACTATCATTATCTGAAAGCAGATGCAAAAATTGTGAGAATCATAGAGCATAATGAACTGAAAAATAAGGCATCGATTGAATTTGCGGATCTGGGCCCATCCGGCAGGCAGCTTCTTCTCCGCTTCTGTTTTGACAGGCAGCTTGCCCTTAAGAAAAAAGGCCTGGAAGCTTAA
- the rpsA gene encoding 30S ribosomal protein S1: MSEEMNQSEEMNSIEVKNFEVGDRVTAKVTKVEEKQVVVDIQDSKLDGIIPISELSSLHIEKAEDAVAEGDELDLEVLKVEEEALILSKRKVDAVKAWDTLEEKFNSGEVFDAEIKDVVKGGLVVDLGVRGFVPASLVEAHFVEDFSDYKGRTLSFKIVELDKEKNRLILSHRAVVEEEKGRQKQDILANLQADQVLDGTIQRITDFGAFVDIGGIDGLVHISQLSYEHVEKPSDVVEEGQKVQVKVLSVDRDNERISLSIKETLPGPWSDIAEKAPKGSTLDGVVRRLVSYGAFVEVFPGVEGLVHISQISHKHIGTPHEVLEEGQQVQVKVLDVNENDQRLSLSIKDLEEKEAEYDTSYEMPEETKGFQLGEMIGDQLKNLKK, from the coding sequence ATGTCAGAAGAGATGAATCAATCAGAAGAAATGAATTCAATTGAAGTAAAAAACTTTGAGGTGGGCGACCGCGTAACTGCGAAAGTCACCAAAGTGGAAGAAAAGCAGGTTGTTGTGGATATCCAGGACAGCAAGCTTGACGGGATCATCCCCATCAGCGAGCTCTCAAGCCTTCACATTGAAAAAGCGGAAGATGCTGTGGCTGAAGGTGATGAGCTTGACCTGGAAGTACTCAAAGTGGAGGAAGAGGCACTTATCCTTTCAAAGCGCAAAGTGGATGCAGTAAAGGCATGGGACACACTTGAAGAGAAATTCAACAGCGGCGAAGTTTTTGACGCTGAAATTAAAGATGTGGTCAAAGGCGGCCTGGTAGTGGACCTTGGCGTCCGCGGCTTTGTACCGGCTTCGCTTGTTGAAGCACATTTTGTGGAAGACTTCTCAGATTACAAAGGCAGGACCCTTTCTTTCAAAATCGTGGAGCTGGATAAGGAGAAAAACCGCCTGATCCTTTCACACAGAGCTGTTGTGGAGGAAGAAAAGGGCAGGCAGAAGCAGGATATCCTTGCTAACCTCCAGGCAGACCAGGTTCTGGATGGTACTATCCAGCGCATCACTGACTTCGGCGCATTTGTCGATATCGGCGGAATTGACGGACTTGTCCATATTTCCCAGCTTTCATACGAGCATGTTGAAAAGCCTTCCGATGTAGTGGAAGAAGGCCAGAAGGTACAGGTAAAAGTGCTGAGCGTAGACAGGGATAATGAGCGCATTTCCCTATCCATCAAGGAAACATTGCCTGGGCCATGGTCTGATATCGCAGAAAAGGCCCCGAAAGGAAGCACTCTTGACGGAGTTGTGAGACGCCTTGTATCTTATGGAGCGTTTGTTGAGGTATTCCCGGGAGTAGAGGGTCTTGTTCACATCTCCCAGATTTCCCACAAGCATATTGGTACGCCGCATGAGGTGCTTGAAGAAGGCCAGCAGGTACAAGTAAAGGTACTGGATGTAAATGAAAACGATCAGCGTCTGTCTCTAAGCATCAAGGATCTTGAAGAAAAAGAAGCTGAGTATGATACAAGTTATGAGATGCCTGAAGAAACAAAAGGCTTCCAGCTTGGTGAAATGATCGGTGATCAGTTAAAGAATCTGAAAAAATAA
- a CDS encoding lysophospholipid acyltransferase family protein: protein MTFYSFVRSAVYGALKPIYRFEVIGKENFPAEGGVLLCSNHIDNLDPPVVGITAPRPVHFMAKEELFNLPVLGTIVRNLNAFPVKRGMSDREALRKGIGLLKEGNVLGLFPEGTRSKTGELGKGLAGAGFFALRAPAHVVPCAIIGPYKPFKRLKVVYGKPLDMEEARKNRASADEVTEMIMQEIRQLIEQHR, encoded by the coding sequence TTGACATTCTATTCTTTTGTAAGATCAGCCGTTTACGGGGCGCTGAAACCGATATACCGTTTTGAGGTGATCGGGAAGGAGAACTTTCCGGCTGAGGGTGGCGTGCTGCTGTGCAGCAACCATATCGACAATCTGGATCCGCCCGTCGTAGGGATTACTGCTCCGAGGCCGGTTCACTTCATGGCCAAGGAAGAACTTTTTAACCTGCCGGTACTAGGGACAATAGTCAGGAATTTGAACGCCTTTCCGGTTAAGAGGGGCATGAGCGACAGGGAAGCTCTAAGGAAAGGGATTGGCCTTTTGAAGGAAGGAAATGTTTTAGGGCTCTTTCCTGAGGGTACAAGAAGTAAAACAGGGGAGTTGGGAAAAGGCCTTGCAGGGGCAGGCTTCTTTGCCTTGAGGGCACCGGCCCATGTAGTACCCTGTGCAATCATTGGCCCATACAAGCCGTTTAAAAGATTGAAGGTAGTGTACGGGAAGCCTCTGGATATGGAAGAAGCACGGAAAAACAGAGCGTCCGCTGACGAAGTGACGGAGATGATCATGCAGGAAATCCGCCAGCTTATTGAGCAGCACAGATAA
- a CDS encoding DUF2768 domain-containing protein, whose amino-acid sequence MSPALMKMWVSLASMGFMFISILMIYLSRYKLNNKPLKFISALVAYLLMIVSGLIILFVVLSGPTNE is encoded by the coding sequence ATGTCGCCTGCTTTAATGAAGATGTGGGTATCTTTAGCTTCAATGGGGTTCATGTTCATATCAATATTAATGATTTATCTGAGCCGGTATAAATTAAACAATAAACCGCTTAAATTCATATCTGCCCTTGTTGCGTATCTGTTAATGATTGTTTCCGGGTTAATCATTCTGTTTGTCGTTTTGAGCGGACCTACCAATGAATAA
- the cmk gene encoding (d)CMP kinase — MIKKISIAIDGPAAAGKSTVAKIAAEKLSYIYIDTGAMYRALTYKAIEAGADLENEDKLMDILTGIQIDLLPGEQGQIILVDGENVTEVIRTAAVTNSVSIAAKHRKVREEMVRRQKAFSIGGGVVMDGRDIGTHVLPHAEVKVFLLASVDERAMRRHQENIKKGYPSDLEQLKTDIAYRDKLDSEREVAPLKKADDAVVIDTTSLAIPEVVEKIMLLAEERIGLT, encoded by the coding sequence ATGATCAAAAAAATCTCAATTGCCATCGATGGCCCTGCAGCAGCAGGAAAAAGCACTGTGGCAAAAATTGCAGCTGAAAAGCTATCATATATTTATATAGACACAGGGGCCATGTACAGGGCACTCACATATAAAGCCATTGAGGCAGGCGCTGACCTGGAAAATGAAGATAAGCTGATGGATATTCTCACAGGCATCCAGATTGACTTGCTTCCAGGTGAACAGGGGCAAATTATCCTTGTGGACGGTGAAAATGTTACTGAAGTGATAAGAACAGCCGCTGTTACCAACTCTGTATCGATTGCTGCGAAGCACCGCAAGGTCCGGGAAGAGATGGTCAGAAGGCAAAAAGCATTCTCGATCGGCGGCGGGGTAGTTATGGACGGCCGTGATATCGGTACCCATGTCCTTCCCCATGCAGAGGTAAAAGTATTCCTGCTTGCATCAGTTGATGAGAGGGCCATGCGGAGACATCAGGAGAATATAAAGAAAGGCTACCCGTCAGATCTTGAACAGCTGAAAACCGATATTGCATACCGGGACAAGCTGGATTCTGAAAGGGAAGTAGCGCCGCTTAAAAAAGCTGATGATGCAGTGGTAATTGACACTACCTCGCTTGCTATTCCGGAAGTTGTAGAGAAGATCATGCTGCTTGCTGAAGAAAGGATCGGATTGACTTGA
- the ypeB gene encoding germination protein YpeB, whose protein sequence is MIRGILIAVLALGAAGAGFWGYQEHREKNAILINAENSYQRAFHDLTYQTDLLHDKIGTTLAMNSRESLSPALADVWKITSTAHSDVGQLPLTLMPFNKTEDFLAKIGDFSYRTAVRDLDKEPLSDKEYKALQGLYKESADIQQELRKVQHMVLKNNLRWMDVEMALASNKQPMDNTIIDGFKTVEKTVESYGETDFGPAMVNMQKDDSNYKYLEGEAISKNKARSIAEKYAGMGKKAAVKVTENGKGSDFGFYSVSVQDPKTGREANMDITKKGGYPIWFILSRDVNDQAVSLNEAGNKAIKFLSDNGFKDLDLFESTQYDNVGVFTFVSKQDDIRVYPDSIKVKVALDNGQMIGFSAEDYLKSHHIRELPEAGLSQEEARDKINPNLKIQETRLAVIINDLNQEVLCHEFLGTMGDDTYRIYINADSGIEEKVDKLQNAEPIYEDVV, encoded by the coding sequence GTGATTAGAGGGATACTTATTGCCGTACTCGCCCTTGGAGCTGCTGGTGCCGGCTTTTGGGGATACCAGGAGCACAGGGAAAAGAATGCGATTCTTATTAATGCAGAAAACAGCTATCAAAGGGCCTTTCATGACCTGACATACCAAACCGACCTGCTTCATGACAAAATTGGGACTACATTAGCCATGAATTCCAGGGAATCCCTTTCACCGGCGCTTGCTGATGTCTGGAAAATAACATCCACGGCCCATAGTGATGTTGGCCAGCTGCCGCTTACACTTATGCCATTCAATAAGACAGAGGATTTTCTTGCGAAGATCGGGGATTTCAGCTACCGCACAGCAGTCAGGGATCTGGACAAAGAACCTTTGTCAGATAAAGAGTATAAGGCGCTTCAAGGGCTTTATAAAGAATCAGCCGATATCCAGCAGGAGCTCCGCAAAGTCCAGCATATGGTCCTGAAGAATAATCTCAGATGGATGGACGTTGAAATGGCGCTTGCCTCCAATAAACAGCCAATGGACAATACAATCATCGACGGGTTCAAAACCGTGGAAAAGACGGTTGAGAGTTATGGGGAGACCGATTTTGGCCCCGCCATGGTCAATATGCAGAAAGATGATTCAAATTATAAATATTTAGAGGGAGAGGCTATTTCAAAAAATAAAGCCCGCTCCATTGCTGAGAAATATGCAGGAATGGGGAAAAAGGCGGCTGTAAAAGTAACGGAAAACGGAAAAGGCTCTGACTTCGGCTTCTACAGTGTCTCTGTCCAGGATCCGAAAACCGGCAGGGAAGCCAATATGGATATAACAAAAAAAGGCGGATATCCGATCTGGTTTATCCTAAGCAGAGATGTAAACGACCAGGCTGTCAGTTTGAATGAAGCCGGGAATAAAGCCATTAAATTCCTCAGTGACAATGGATTTAAGGATTTGGACCTGTTTGAAAGTACACAATACGATAATGTCGGAGTATTTACTTTCGTATCCAAACAAGATGATATCAGAGTCTATCCTGATTCGATAAAAGTAAAGGTGGCCCTTGATAACGGGCAAATGATTGGCTTTTCAGCAGAGGATTATCTTAAGTCACACCACATAAGGGAACTGCCTGAAGCGGGCTTAAGCCAGGAAGAGGCAAGGGACAAGATCAATCCTAATCTGAAGATACAGGAAACGAGACTTGCGGTAATCATTAATGACCTTAACCAGGAAGTATTATGCCATGAATTCCTGGGTACAATGGGCGATGACACATATCGGATTTATATCAATGCTGATTCAGGCATTGAAGAAAAAGTGGATAAGCTGCAGAATGCAGAGCCCATTTACGAAGATGTGGTTTAA